The genomic window GATGAGATGATGGAGAAGACAGACGACTATGTCCGAAGAATGCACAAGCTGGTCTCTCAGATGGGTGCAAAGAAGAAGGTCAGAGGACTGGTCGACGACTACAAGAAGTTCCTCAAGGCCAATGTCGCAGCACTCAGAGCACAAGATGTCGAACCACCGGAAGACAAGGACGACCTCCCACAGGTAGTAGAGCAGAACCTTGATGTCGACGAAGAACACCTGGAAATGTTCGACAGATGGGAGAAAGTAGTTGAAAAAGTCAAGGAGAAAGAGATGGACGACCTAGAAGACAAAGAAATCTACGAGCTCAAGAACGAAACCAGAGAATTCGTCAAGAAAGTAGGCAAAGAGTACCAAGAAATGAAGGAAGAGAAGACGGAGGAAGCAGAGAAGATGGCACCAGACATGGACACCACCTCAGTCGCCAAAGCAGCAGACACAGAGGAAATGGTTCCAAACCTTCAGGAAAAAGCTGAGAAAGAAGTAGAAAGTGAAGAAGACTCTGAGGAGGAAGAAAAGTAACTAGTCATCTGGGAAAAGATACTCATGGATATGTGAGTGTTTTAATTCCCACACTTTTTCTTTAATCTCTTCTTTATCGATGAATTCAGGTTTTCCTTCCCAAGACCCATCTTTATCTCCTCTAACTACTTCTGCTTCAAAGAATATTTCCGGTCCTCCGCTTCCGTTCTGTTCAACATCCAGTAATTGTGTAATCTCTACTTCGAAACCGGTTTCCTCCTTAACTTCTCTTCTGGCTGCTTCTTTCAAATCCTCATCTTCGTCCATGAAGCCTCCTGGAAGACGGTAACTTCCATCCAATTCTAAAGCAAGAACATCATCGTTTTCACCATGAGCCAGTACTGCAACAGTTGGTGGAGGCCAAAAAATCTTCGAAAACAGTTTCCCTAGATATTTCTCAGGGTAAGATTTGATGAAGGAACCGAAATTCATACACATATTGCTGAGGAAGGCTGAATTAAAAAAATGGATAGTGAGAAAAGTTTTGTTTAAATTTTGCAGGCGTCAGGGTTTCCTGTTCTTATTATGAGGGCTACAAGCAGTAAAACCCCTCCAAGCCTCAGACTGTTCCCCGCAAACGGCATTGATGCTAGTACTCCGCCAAAACCGAGGAGCGAGAGTACCCCAACACCACAAGAAGCACATCCTCCTGCAAGAAATCCTGGAAGGGCGCCCAGAGAGCTTAGGTTGATTCTATTCATTCTGAGCTGAACGACCGTATTGGTCATCGTCACTCCTACAAGCATTGAAAACCCTGCTGTAAGTAGAAGACCTGTATAACCCGCATTCATTATCATACCAGTTAAGCGAGTTGTAAATGCTATACTCCAGTACTGCATACCTGAAGACAGCATCTGGAGCGAGTAACCAGGATTAGCAGAGAAAATAGTGAGGAGAAAGGTTGAGAGCGATACCGCTGCAGTACCTAGAGCCCTCTTCCTATTTGAAACAGAGCCCTTGAGACCCTGTGAAAGACCTCTCTTCCATGCCTGCGGATTCACTTTTACTTGGATTGCCATCTTATCCTGCCATCCATTGATCTCTTCTTTCAAAGAGTTCGTCATGGAAATCCCAATAACTATCCTGCTCATGCTCATATACACAGTTCGCTGCCTGGTGAGCCATAGGTCCGTTCGGATGTAATTGTGGGACAGGATAGTCCTTCGAGATGAACTCTACTTCGCCAGTGTCAATGTACTGGCTTTCAAGATTACTTGCGATGTTCATCTTGTCGATAGGAGTTCTGCCTGAGGCATCTATTCCCTGCCATTCAGCGCAGAACGGACAACCAAACTCGTTGTATTCTACGACTTTGATCGATGCGTTCTCATCGCCTTTGCTCGGCTCGCCTTCAAGCTCAATTCCATCTAAAGTTGTCAAATTTCCGGGACTATCGCTTCTGACTGTTTTGAATGCTTGTTCAAATCTTGAAAGCGGCTGTGCACCCGTAATCTTGACGAAACCTTTCTCCTGGTTCCCTACGAAGAATGTTGGAGTTCCAAAGCCGCCCAATTTTTGAGCTGCAGTATTTCTATCTTCCAAGGCTTCCTCGTTATCTGATTCCTGGTAACACTGCATCACCTTATCCGTATCGAGCTCTAGATCGTTGGAGATTTGACGGAATGTTTCCTCTGGAGTCTGACCGGTTGAAGCTTCTGCCTCATCACCAGGGTTAGGATCTAAGTTCTCAGTCCCAGTCTTATCTTGGTTAGGTGCCGCCATTGTTCCTGCAGCGAACCCTCCTAGACCGCCAACTACAAGACCTGCTGCGAGAGAGAAAATCGCAGCCTGCTTTGCAGTAAATTCAAGTGTTAAACCTTCTTCAGTCATTCTGGACCCTCTCTAATTTTTGAGTATGCTGATTTACTATCTGAACTCATATTTTCTGACAAGAATTCTGGTTTCATATTGATACAAGGTTTACAAAGGATATTAAAGGGTCAAGTGGACTTAGTGATACATGGTTTCGAGGTCGATACGGCATGTCTAAAAAACAGGGCAGTATCCCTGTCTGGTGTAAAAGTGAGGAGTGGTGTGCGTTGAAATCTACTTCAAAGATTCTCGGTCACAAGTGGGTTCCTGTCATCACATACCACATTCATGATAACGAAGAAATTCGCTTCTCAGAGATAAAGAAAGAAGTGGGTGGCATAACCAACAAGACCCTAAGCAACAACCTGGACAGAATGGAGGAACAAGGCATAATCAACAGAAATGTAGAGGACGACAAGCCTGTGAAGATCACATATGACCTAACAGAGTTCGGAGAAAAACTGATCCCTCTCGTTGAAGAAATGATCTCCTGGGGACAAGACAACCTAAGAGAAGGAAATAAAGATGAAGCATGGGTGAAATAAAGACCAGCTATAAACCCCCGCATTTCAAAATTTTCTACTGTGATAAAATGAAGTCCAAAGTACACGCAGAATCAAAGAACCAGACAAAGGTAGAAGTAAATGTCAGAGGATACAGTTTTGAGATAGACGAACCAGAGGCAGAAGGTGGAACCGGTTCCGCTCCAAATCCTGTAGAGTATGAACTCGGAGCACTTACAGGCTGTCTCAACGTTGTAGCGCATCTGGTCGCAAAAGAGAAAGGGGTTGAACTTGAATCACTTGAGATAGATGCCTCCGGAGAACTCAATCCAGCAAAATTCCAGGGAAAGGAAACAGATGAAAGAGCAGGCTTCCAGGAAATCGAACTCAACATAAAGGCAGAAGCTGACACCGACGACGAAACACTGAGAGAAATCTTCGAAGAAGCAGAGAAAAGATGCCCTGTCAGAGACAACATCAACCACGAAACACCGGTAGAACTCAACATAAACACCTGAAACCCCGACAGATATTTACGTAAAGAACCCATAACCAGTAATATGGAAGAAAACGTGGGAGACACTGACAGCATCGTCCGCATCACACTAGGAGCAGTAGCAGGGCTACTATC from Candidatus Nanohalobium constans includes these protein-coding regions:
- a CDS encoding NUDIX hydrolase; amino-acid sequence: MNFGSFIKSYPEKYLGKLFSKIFWPPPTVAVLAHGENDDVLALELDGSYRLPGGFMDEDEDLKEAARREVKEETGFEVEITQLLDVEQNGSGGPEIFFEAEVVRGDKDGSWEGKPEFIDKEEIKEKVWELKHSHIHEYLFPDD
- a CDS encoding thioredoxin domain-containing protein; its protein translation is MTEEGLTLEFTAKQAAIFSLAAGLVVGGLGGFAAGTMAAPNQDKTGTENLDPNPGDEAEASTGQTPEETFRQISNDLELDTDKVMQCYQESDNEEALEDRNTAAQKLGGFGTPTFFVGNQEKGFVKITGAQPLSRFEQAFKTVRSDSPGNLTTLDGIELEGEPSKGDENASIKVVEYNEFGCPFCAEWQGIDASGRTPIDKMNIASNLESQYIDTGEVEFISKDYPVPQLHPNGPMAHQAANCVYEHEQDSYWDFHDELFERRDQWMAG
- a CDS encoding winged helix-turn-helix transcriptional regulator encodes the protein MSKKQGSIPVWCKSEEWCALKSTSKILGHKWVPVITYHIHDNEEIRFSEIKKEVGGITNKTLSNNLDRMEEQGIINRNVEDDKPVKITYDLTEFGEKLIPLVEEMISWGQDNLREGNKDEAWVK
- a CDS encoding OsmC family protein; its protein translation is MKSKVHAESKNQTKVEVNVRGYSFEIDEPEAEGGTGSAPNPVEYELGALTGCLNVVAHLVAKEKGVELESLEIDASGELNPAKFQGKETDERAGFQEIELNIKAEADTDDETLREIFEEAEKRCPVRDNINHETPVELNINT